One genomic region from Zalophus californianus isolate mZalCal1 chromosome 14, mZalCal1.pri.v2, whole genome shotgun sequence encodes:
- the LOC113913186 gene encoding glutathione S-transferase theta-1 isoform X2 has protein sequence MFPIFLGEPVSPEMLEATLAELDVTVQLLEDRFLQNKTFLTGPHISLADLVAITELMHPVGAGCQVFEGRPRLAAWRQRVEAAVGEDLFREAHEVILKAKDSPPADPTIKQKLMPLVLAMIQ, from the exons ATGTTCCCTATTTTCCTGGGTGAGCCAGTATCTCCTGAGATGTTGGAAGCCACGCTGGCTGAATTGGATGTGACCGTGCAGTTGCTTGAGGACAGGTTCCTCCAGAACAAGACCTTTCTCACCGGGCCCCACATCTCGCTGGCTGATCTGGTAGCCATCACAGAGCTGATGCAT CCTGTGGGTGCTGGCTGCCAAGTCTTTGAAGGTCGACCCAGGCTGGCTGCATGGCGCCAGCGTGTGGAGGCAGCAGTGGGGGAGGATCTCTTCCGGGAGGCCCATGAGGTCATCCTGAAGGCCAAGGACTCTCCACCTGCAGACCCCACCATAAAGCAGAAGCTGATGCCTCTGGTGCTGGCCATGATCCAGTGA